AGTCGATCCCATTCTTCTTGTACGCCGGACTCTCTTGTGCAATAAAAAGGCAGCAGCCGCTCATACTTTCCGTCCATAGATGACTGGTGAACTACTTGAAAGTATTGCTGAATAAATTCACGCCACTCCACTTTCCTTTCCTCCTCTCTGCCTCCAGACTGCGACATAGACCCATGAACCATTCATCTCAATGAAGAATATGTCACTCGTGGAGCATTCAGAAGAAAAAGAAAAGCTGCCCGAGCAAGCAGACAGCTTATTTGGAAGAAGCGTGGGCAAATAGTGGACCTTCTTCTAAGGAAAGCAAGTATTCTTTAATGGATAAGCCACCCCCGTATCCAACCAAGGCACCATTCGAGCCAATGACACGATGGCACGGTATAATGACAGGAATCGGATTGCGATTGTTCGCACCGCCAATGGCCCGAACAGCTTTCGCCGCTCCAATAGCCAAGGCAATATCTTTATAAGAACGAGTTTCTCCATAGGGGATGTTAGATAGCTCATTCCATACAGCCTTTTGAAAGGGAGTACCGTACAATACGGTTGGAACATCAAACGCCTTGCGCTTGCCTGCAAAATACTCTTCTAGCTGTATTTTTGCAGGCTCATTGAGCGCATCGTTACGCGTTGGGGTAATTCCTACGAACGTTTTTTTGCACCAGCGCACCAGAGGCGCCAATCCGTCTTGTTCATTGGCAAACTGAATGTAGCACAGCCCTTCTTCTGTAGAAGCCAAGAGCAATGGTCCAATCGGTGAATCCATCATGCTATAGCCTAATTCCTTTGCCATTTTACGTCCTCCCTCTCACATTCAAACTAAGCCTGTGCACGAATCATGCTCATGCCTTTTTCTATCTCTTCCACCACTTCTGGTGATGCC
The window above is part of the Brevibacillus antibioticus genome. Proteins encoded here:
- a CDS encoding methylated-DNA--[protein]-cysteine S-methyltransferase is translated as MAKELGYSMMDSPIGPLLLASTEEGLCYIQFANEQDGLAPLVRWCKKTFVGITPTRNDALNEPAKIQLEEYFAGKRKAFDVPTVLYGTPFQKAVWNELSNIPYGETRSYKDIALAIGAAKAVRAIGGANNRNPIPVIIPCHRVIGSNGALVGYGGGLSIKEYLLSLEEGPLFAHASSK